A single region of the Solwaraspora sp. WMMD406 genome encodes:
- a CDS encoding DUF1707 domain-containing protein encodes MDRRDGMRAGDSDREAVADRLRTALSEGRLDITEFDERLQRAYAAKTYGDLNGLLDDLPPPAGLAQSQLVPVFAADLPAEHLPGPDGRYPAATRRWLADQWNGYGSVVSMTIGIWAVISLMSQEWLYFWPGWVAGPWGAVLLVTTVLGLLNGEPQRWAGKQAAQELRKREKAERKRIEREEGPSPA; translated from the coding sequence ATGGACCGGCGGGACGGCATGCGGGCAGGCGACTCCGACCGGGAGGCGGTCGCCGACCGGCTGCGGACCGCGTTGAGCGAAGGCCGGCTGGACATCACCGAGTTCGACGAGCGACTGCAGCGGGCCTACGCCGCCAAGACGTACGGTGATCTCAACGGCCTCCTGGACGACCTGCCGCCGCCGGCGGGCCTCGCGCAGTCGCAGCTCGTGCCGGTGTTCGCCGCTGACCTGCCGGCGGAGCACCTGCCCGGTCCGGACGGCCGGTACCCGGCCGCCACCCGTCGCTGGCTCGCCGATCAGTGGAACGGATACGGCTCGGTGGTGTCGATGACCATCGGCATCTGGGCGGTGATCAGCCTGATGTCCCAGGAGTGGCTCTACTTCTGGCCGGGCTGGGTGGCCGGTCCGTGGGGTGCCGTGCTGTTGGTGACCACGGTGCTGGGGCTGCTCAACGGTGAGCCGCAGCGCTGGGCCGGTAAGCAGGCGGCCCAGGAGCTCCGGAAGCGGGAGAAGGCCGAGCGCAAGCGGATCGAGCGGGAGGAAGGGCCGAGCCCGGCGTAG
- the infA gene encoding translation initiation factor IF-1, with the protein MPKKDGAIEIEGRVIEPLPNAMFRVELANGHKVLAHISGKMRQHYIRILPEDRVVVELSPYDLTRGRIVYRYK; encoded by the coding sequence ATGCCGAAAAAAGACGGGGCCATCGAGATCGAAGGCCGGGTGATCGAGCCACTCCCGAACGCGATGTTCCGGGTGGAGCTCGCGAACGGCCACAAGGTGCTGGCTCACATCAGCGGCAAGATGCGGCAGCACTACATCCGCATCCTGCCCGAGGACCGGGTCGTCGTCGAGCTTTCGCCGTACGACCTGACCCGCGGGCGCATCGTCTATCGCTACAAGTAA
- the rpmJ gene encoding 50S ribosomal protein L36, translating into MKVKPSVKRICNKCRVIRRHGRVMVICTDPRHKQRQG; encoded by the coding sequence GTGAAGGTCAAGCCGAGCGTCAAGAGGATCTGCAACAAGTGCCGGGTGATCCGCCGGCACGGCCGGGTGATGGTGATCTGCACCGACCCCCGGCACAAGCAGCGTCAGGGCTGA
- the rpsM gene encoding 30S ribosomal protein S13, whose amino-acid sequence MARLVGVDLPREKRMEIALTYIFGIGRTRSIATLAATGIDPNKRVRDLTDEELVQLRDHIETSFKVEGDLRREVQADIRRKVEIGCYEGIRHRRGLPVRGQRTRTNARTRKGPKRTVAGKKKPGKK is encoded by the coding sequence ATGGCACGTCTAGTCGGCGTCGATCTGCCCCGCGAGAAGCGGATGGAGATCGCGCTCACCTACATCTTCGGGATCGGTAGGACCCGCTCGATCGCCACGCTCGCCGCGACTGGCATCGACCCGAACAAGCGGGTCCGCGACCTCACCGACGAGGAGCTGGTCCAGCTCCGCGATCACATCGAAACCAGCTTCAAGGTCGAGGGTGACCTGCGTCGTGAGGTTCAGGCGGACATCCGCCGCAAGGTCGAGATCGGCTGCTACGAAGGGATCCGGCACCGTCGCGGACTTCCCGTCCGTGGCCAGCGCACCCGGACCAATGCCCGGACCCGTAAGGGCCCGAAGCGGACCGTCGCCGGCAAGAAGAAGCCGGGCAAGAAGTAA
- the rpsK gene encoding 30S ribosomal protein S11, protein MPPKARAGAAVKKVRRKERKNVAHGQAHIKSTFNNTIVSITDPTGAVISWASAGQVGFKGSRKSTPFAAQLAAEAAARRAMEHGMRKVDVFVKGPGSGRETAIRSLQAVGLEVGQISDVTPQPHNGCRPPKRRRV, encoded by the coding sequence ATGCCACCGAAGGCTCGCGCCGGAGCCGCCGTCAAGAAGGTCCGGCGCAAGGAACGCAAGAACGTCGCCCACGGGCAGGCGCACATCAAGAGCACCTTCAACAACACCATCGTCTCGATCACCGACCCGACCGGTGCGGTGATCTCCTGGGCCTCCGCCGGCCAGGTCGGTTTCAAGGGCTCCCGCAAGTCGACTCCGTTCGCCGCGCAGCTGGCCGCCGAGGCGGCCGCCCGGCGGGCGATGGAGCACGGCATGCGCAAGGTCGACGTGTTCGTCAAGGGCCCCGGCTCTGGCCGGGAGACCGCCATCCGTTCGCTGCAGGCAGTCGGCCTGGAGGTCGGGCAGATCTCCGATGTCACGCCGCAGCCGCACAACGGGTGCCGTCCGCCGAAGCGTCGCCGGGTCTGA